In the Pelagicoccus albus genome, GGAGCTAGCACGCTTGCTTTTGATTTGGGTAGCCCTGTTTGGAGCAAGCGTAGCCTTCAGCATGAAGGCTCACCTTGGACTGGATTACTTTGCCGAAAAACTACACCCGGCGGCCGGCAAGCTCAATTCGGTCATCGGTGCAGCGATATCTCTAGCTTTCGCGATAATCGTTTTTCTTTTTGGAGGCTGGGTCCTGATGAAACAGGCCATTGACTCCGGACAAACGATGGTAGCCCTGCCGCTAGGCATGTGGTGGAAGTATGCGGCTCTACCCATCAGCGGTATTTTCATGGTCGTCTTCCTCGCTGAGCAGCTTCTGGAGCGTTGCCTCGCGCCGAGCGAATCCGAGTTGGAAGAGGAGGCAGCCCAATGATCGAAGTTATCCTTATCTTGGTGGTCGTTTTTGCGGTCCTGCTTTTCATGAATGTCCCGATCGCGGTGGCGATCGCAGTCGCCTCGATGCTGGCGATGCTCATCGACGGGCATGATCCGAGCCTGATGGTCGCTTCCAAAATGGCCAACGGCATCGATAGTTTCGCTCTCTTGGCGATCCCGTTCTTTATATTTTCTGGTTTGTTAATGGGGAAGGGCGGTATGGCCCGGCGTCTCATGGACTTCGCTGCTTCTTTGATGGGGCGCTTCCCGGGCGGACTCGGTTACGTCAACACCGTGACCTGCATGCTTTTTGGTTCCATTTCTGGATCTGCCGCTGCAGCGGTTACCTCCATCGGCGGCTTCATGCTACCGGAGATGAAGAAAAAGGGCTACAATAACGAGTTCAGCGTAGCGATCACCACCACCGCGGCCACTACTGGACTGCTCATTCCGCCCAGCAATATCATGATCGTGTATGCGGTCGCTTCAGGTACCGTTTCGATCGCAGCCATGTTTATGGCCGGTTTTCTGCCGGGCTTGTTGATTGGCATTTTGATTATGGCCGTTTGCCTCATCGTGGCCATGCGGACAGCTAAGGCATCTTGGCCCAAGATCCTAACCGCGATGCTTGTAGCGAGTGTTGCCCTAGCTGCCATTGGCGGAGTTATGGTCGGGATTGCATGGTTGTTCCAGCTCACTAAAGGGACCCTTGGCTTTTATCCTTCGCTTGGGATTTGGGGAGTGATTGGGGGCATTTGCATGTTTTTGGTGGCTAAGTTTGCTCCCGAAATCTGGCGATCCTTCCTGTCTGCTCTGCCGAGCATGTTGCTGCTTTTCATCGTTATCGGAGGTATTTTGCGTGGAATCTTTACCGCTACGGAAGCATCAGCGATCGCGGTGGCTTATTCCTTCCTCATCGCGGTGGTGGCTTACCGTGAGGTAAAACTACGGGAATTGCCGGAAATTCTGCTGCAAGCAGGGGTCACTACAGCTGTGATCATGCTCTTGATTGGAGCTAGCGCCGGGATGTCATGGATCATGACCATCGCCAATATTCCGCAAACGGTATCGGCTGCGCTGCTCACGGTATCTGACAATCCTCTGGTGATCATGCTTCTGATCAACCTACTGCTCCTGTTCGTCGGAACCTTTATGGATATGACTCCAGCGGTCCTGATTTTCACGCCGATCTTTCTCCCCGTGGCCAACGAGTTGGGAATCAGCGATGTGCATTTCGGCATCATACTCATCGCCAACCTCTGCATTGGCTTGTGTACCCCGCCGGTGGGAACCTGCCTTTTCCTCGGTTGCGGAGTGGGCAAAACCACCATTGCTCGAGTTACCCCCTTCATGATCCCATTCTTTTTGGCCATGTTTATCGGACTATTGCTTATCACCTACCTGCCGAGCATTTCGATGTGGCTGCCGTCTGCCTTGGGCCTCTAGATGTGACTTCGAATTTTGACCATGCCTTCCGGAAGCAATGAAGATATAAACATCCGCTCAGTCGGAGATTTCGCTAAGCACCTCGGCCTGTCTCGATGGACCGTTTCGAGAATCCTTAATGGCCACACGGGTGTTCACGAAGACACGCGTAAACGGGTGATGGATGAAATGCATCGCCTCGGTTTTCAGCCCAACATGATGGCCCGGAGCTTGAAGGGGGCGAAAACTGGGTTGATTGGAGTTTGCTTTCAGGAAATTGAGTCACCGATTTTGGCTCGTAAAATCTCCAGTTTGCAGGAAAGCCTGCGAACTCGTGGCTTGCGGGCGGTGATGGAAGTTACCTCGGGAGTAGCTGAGGCGGAGCGCGACATCATTCACCACTTCTTTTCTCTGCGAGTTGATGGGATAATTCTCATCGGATCCGAGCTTTCTTCTAAGGATCCGATCTTTAGTCGTTTGGCCCGCGAGAATATGCCGGTCGTGACCGTCGATGCCGCCCAGGATATTCCGCTTCCTAGGGTGGAGCTCGATCGCCACTCAGCTATGCTGCTTTCATTGAGGCACCTACAGCAGCGGGGACACAAGAGTCTCGCGCTTCTGGGCTTGGAGAGCGATCCGGTCTATGGAGCTCGGAGGATCGAAGGGCTCAAGGAGGCCGCCGCCAAGCTTGGAATGGAGTGGGATACTTCATTCCTATCGATGAAGAGCGACAAGAAGACGTCCTGGTCCTACCAGTACGGTTTTGACATGGCTCAGGAGCTACTGCAGCTGGAAAATCCACCTCGCGGTATCATCGCCTTGAACGATCGGGTCGCCATCGGAGCCATGAAAGCGATTCGCGAGTGGGGCTATCGAATCCCTGAAGACTTCGCCGTGGTGGGCTTCGACAATTTGGAAATTGGTCAATGGACTGATCCGGCCCTAACAACCGTTGGGCAAAACGTCGCCGACCTCATCGAACAAGCGGTTATTCTTATCCAAAAGCTTATCGATGGAGAGCTTAGCAGTAAGGAAGCTCCTGTCGTCCAAGTGCACCCCAAACTCATAGTCCGGTCATCCAGCTAGAATTTTATCCGCCGAATCCAATCTCGGCCCAAAACTCCACACCCCGAACCCAACACGAGTAAGAATTATGTTGAAGTAGCTGGTAATTCTTATTCTTTAGTAAGCTCTTTCGATTCCGGCCGATCCGGTTCCGAGTCGAGGGGCACCCGTACCAATGAAGCCAATCAATGATTTCCTAACCCGCAACGATCTCCGTTTGCTGGACAATCCATGTGTGAGCCCGGACTTCTGTCTGGACTGGGAGGCCCTGAGCTCCGCCATTAAATCTGGCGAGAGTCTTACGATCCACGATCGAAGCGCATTTTCAACGGCGGCGGGAAATTGGGTCTTGGTGGAAGCGTCCAACGGTGACCACGCTTGGAAGCTTAGCTCTGATTCCGTCAGCAAGGATTCAGCTCCGCTAGAGCCCTGTTTGGAATTTGAAGGCGACTTTTATTTCCCAGCTAGCTTCGAGAACCTGATTCGCATCAAGAATCTCGCTCAGGAGTTTGATGAGAATTGCTCGATATTCCCGACCGCTCGAGGCCAGATCGCACGCAGCACTCTTGGCATCGGAGCTCGCTTCACCACCTTGCATTGGCCCGGCGTGGATTGGGCTATGGCGAATTTGGGAATCGGTGTAACCGCCAACCAAAACAGTATCCCACGCGAACTGGTTTACGATGTGGACGCGATGCTATCTGATTCGCTGGACACGGTGCCATTTCCGTTCATCGGGGCAAACGTTCCCGAAGGGCACCAGGGCCAATCCGTGGAAGGCATGAGCCATGGCTGTGTGATGGCCAAACTCAAGACCGGCTTCCATGCCCACGGCATCAACTGGAGTTTTAATGCGGACCACCAACCGATCGGCGGCAAGTTCGACGTGCGCGAAGACCGACTTGTAGAGGGGTGCTTGTTCGCGTCCTACATTACTTTCGATCTATCCCCAGAGCTGGCCATCACTAAGGTGCCGGAATCTGCTGAAGAGAAGAAGGCCTACGTGAATTCGAACATCGAGAGCTCCTTGGTCGAAAAGGTCGCCCAACGTGTAGCCGATTCCGGTCTGACCGTAGACGAAGACGAACTCAATTCTCTGCTCTGCTACGTCTGGCCCTCCATGGTCAAGATGAAGCAACGCGATGAAAAGTACGCCGCCGCCCGTGAGAAGGCATTTACTACCGCAGTGGGCCGCGAATATCTGCGCGAGCTTTCCATCGACGAGTTGCCAGGCCTGACCACTCCGGAGACTACCGCTGTGATGCTCTCGCTCTGCGAAGCGATGGGTATGCCGGTTAATTTCGTGGCGCCTGCGTTCGGTTTCCAAAAGAACATGCCTTATCCAGACAACGCTAAGCTCAAGACTTTGATCGAGAGCCAGTGGCAGGTCTGCAAAGTGTTCGGCGTTAGCATCGGATTCCACTCTGGATCCGGTAAGTCCTCCGAAAATTACGGTGTGATGGGCGAGGTGACCGGAGGAAATCTAGAGATCAAAACCAGTGGCCGCTATACCTACGAGATGGGTGTGGCTCTTTCCGGTTCCAGTAACGAAGGCGACCAAGCTCTTTGGAAAGATTGGTACCAGTTCACCGTGGATCTCGCCGTGAGTGGAGCTTTCAGTGATTCCGATTCCGAGAAGGCTATGGCTCGTGAGTTCATCGAAACCAGCTTGAAATACGAGAAGCTCTCGACCGATGTTTTCGAGTCGCCTGAAACCGTGCGGGCAGCCTTGGAAGGGCTGACTCCAAGCTCGGAGCACATGCACTGGTTCGAATACAATTTCCTCTACGTTCTTGCCGGCGAAGGAAAGGCCGAAAAATCCGCCCTAGGAGATCACTCGCCAGCTGGTTATCGCCAACGAGCTCGTTTCTACTCGATCAGTGAAGAAGGCCGTTTGGCATTCGCCCGTCGCGTAGCCCTCTACATCGTCGGGCTTGCGAAAGACACCGGTATCGTCGATTCGGATACCTGCGGTTCCGCTGTCGATAAACTGGATAGCTACGATAGCTTCGACGCTTTCTTGTCGGACATCGCCCCCGTCGCGGTTGGCAGCTAAAGCCCGTTTGTAGAGCACGCTGCGCCCCCCCCATTTTGCCGTTCGTTAATAAGATTAATTTAGTTTAGTATGACACGTATTTTGCTAACCACTACATCGTATCAGGATATCCCTGGCGATCATCACAAGATGCTCGAGGAATCGGGTTTTGAAATCATCCGTGAGCGCGGACCTCTAACAGAGGCCCGAATGCTCGAACTGGTTGGCGATATCGATGGAATGATCTGTGGCGACGACGCGATCACTGCTGCGGTCGTTGATAAGGCATTGCCTCGTTTGAAGGTGATTTCCAAATACGGTATCGGTCTCGATAAAATCGATACGGACTACGTGGAAAAGGTCGGCGTGCCGCTCACTTTCTGCCCAGGCGTAAATCACACTACCGTCGCGGAGCACACCTTTGCTCTCATGCTCGCACTCTTCCGTCACTTGGTAGAGGAGGCGAACTATACTCGTGACGGCAAGTGGACACGCCTTTCTGGTCACGAAATCATGGGTAAAACCATTGGTATCGTCGGTTTGGGAAGAATTGGCCGCGAGGTCGCTATTCGCGCTAAAGCCTTTGGCCTGAGGGTAGTTGGTTACGATATTTATTGGCCGGAAGCCTTTGCCGAAGAGATGGGTGTCGAGCGTTTCGACAGCATTGCCGAAGTTTTCAAGGAAGCGGAAATTCTCAGTCTGCACACGAACCTGACGGCCGAAACGGAAAACATGGTTTGTGCGGAGAGCATCGAAACCATGAAGGATGGAGTCGTTATCCTGAACTGCGCTCGTGGCGAGTTGGTTAATCCCAAGGACATGGCTGCGGCTCTCGAATCTGGTAAAGTCGGCGGCTACGGTACGGATGTTTTGGATGTGGAGCCTCCTCCAGCCGATCACGTTTTGCTTAAGGCCAAGAACTGCATAGTCACGCCGCATATCGGATCTCGCACTCACGAGTCCGTGCAACGCCAAGCCGGCATGGCAACTCGCAACTTGCTAAACTATTTCAACGGAAAACCAGCCGAAGCCCAAGCGAACAAAGCTCCCTGGCCCTCCGCTTAAACCCTATTGATCTCAATCATGTCCGAAGTTTTTAAAGTAGTCCAAGAGGAAACTCATAATGCTCTGGTGGAAGCCGCATACAAGCACCGTGGATACTCGGCAGAAGAGTCCGCCTACGCGGCCAAGTTCTCCGCTTACGCCTCCACGCATGGCATTCGCACCCACAACGCCCTCAAGGCCCTGCACCTGGATCACCTATTCGGTTCCGGTTCTCAAGGTTGCGTGCCCGATGCCAAGATCGAAAAATTGGAGTCCCGCTTCGAGGCGAGCCAGACTTGGAATGCCAACAAGAAGCTCGGCCAAGCCACCGCTTACGAGGCTCTCGAAACCTGTATCGAACTGGCTGACAAATACGGTGTGGGCCAAGTGTCGGTAGACAACGCATTCCACTACCTTTGGGGAGGTGGATACGTCATGGAAGCGGCCAAGCGCGGCTACATCGCCTATACTAATTGTACGGCAGCCTTGGCGGAAGTCGTTCCGTTTGGTGGCAAGTATCCGACTTTGGGCACCAATCCGCATAGCTGGGGATTCCCAACCGTGGACGCGGTCGGTTTCCCGATTGTAATTGACTGGGCCACCTCGGTTATCGCCATGGGCCGCGTACAGCAGCTCGCTCGCGAAGGGGCAAGCCTCCCGCCAAACGCAGCAGTGGATAAGGATGGAAATCCCACTACAGACCCGAAGCAGGCAGCCGCGTTGATCCCATTTGGAGCTCACAAGGGCTACGGCTTGAGCCTGATCAATGAAATCGTGGGCGGCTTCATCGGCGGGTCTTTGCCAACTATTCGTAACCGTTCATGGGAGCAGGCGGACGAAAAGCACACCGCCTGTTTCTACTTCCAGGTCATCCATCCGGATGCGGTAAGTTCGGGGGCTTTTGCCAAGAGTCGTAACCAGTCCCAGAACGTGAAGGCCGTGATCGAGGATATTCTCGGACATGGAAATGAAAGTTGCCTGCTTCCTGGCCAGATCGAAGCCGGCGCGGCTAAGAAAACCGCTGCCAACGGAGGTTTACTGTTCACAGACGCTGAGATTGCCGCGTTTAACGAGTTGGCTGAGGAATGTGGCTCACCTGTCTGGGATGCCGATAGCTTCGCCATCGCCAAATCCTAACACAACCTTGCACACAGAATCAAAATGAGCATCGAAATCAAATCTGCTGAATCCTGTAAATACGACATCGTTTCCCTCGGCGAAGTCATGCTTCGTCTCGATCCGGGCGAAGGTCGTGTCCGTACGGCCCGTAGCTTCCGAGCATGGGAAGGCGGCGGCGAATACAATGTAGCTCGCGGGATGCGCAAGTGCTTCGGCCTGCGTGCTGGAGTTGTTACCGCCTTTGCCGACAACGAAGTCGGTCATCTCGTAGAGGACTTCATCATGCAAGGTGGCGTCGATACGTCTTGGATCCAATGGAAGCCTTACGATGGCCTCGGACGCGAAGTGCGCAATGGTCTCAACTTCACCGAGCGTGGATTTGGTATCCGCGGAGCGGTAGGCGTACCTGACCGTGGTTTGACAGCGGCCAGTCAGATGAAGGTGGGCGATGTTGATTGGGAAAAGCTTTTTGGCGAAGAGGGCGTGCGTTGGTTCCACACTGGTGGCATTTTCGCTGCGCTTTCCGAAACTACTCCGGAGTTCGTGATCGAAGCGGTTAAGGCTGCCAAGAAGCACGGAACCATCGTTTCCTACGACTTGAACTACCGTCCTTCTCTTTGGAAGAGCATCGGCGGCCACGCTAAGTGTCAGGAAGTAAATCGTGAGATCGCCAAGTACGTCGACGTCATGATCGGCAACGAGGAAGACTTCACCGCTTGTCTTGGCTTCGAAGTTGAAGGGGTTGACGAAAACATCTCCAAGATCGAAATCGACGCTTTCAAGAAGATGATCGAATCGGCGGTTGCCGCATTCCCGAACTTCCAGGCCACCGCGACTACGCTACGCGCCGTTAAGACCGCTACTGTCAATGACTGGGGAGCGATCGCATGGCACGCGGGCGAATTCCACGAATCCAAGCAATACCCAGAGTTGGAAATCATGGACCGCG is a window encoding:
- a CDS encoding TRAP transporter small permease; amino-acid sequence: MSDSENKLLSAAVSLRKKLTFVLQWIVIILMAALVLDVLWGVISRYALGQQAKWSEELARLLLIWVALFGASVAFSMKAHLGLDYFAEKLHPAAGKLNSVIGAAISLAFAIIVFLFGGWVLMKQAIDSGQTMVALPLGMWWKYAALPISGIFMVVFLAEQLLERCLAPSESELEEEAAQ
- a CDS encoding TRAP transporter large permease, with amino-acid sequence MIEVILILVVVFAVLLFMNVPIAVAIAVASMLAMLIDGHDPSLMVASKMANGIDSFALLAIPFFIFSGLLMGKGGMARRLMDFAASLMGRFPGGLGYVNTVTCMLFGSISGSAAAAVTSIGGFMLPEMKKKGYNNEFSVAITTTAATTGLLIPPSNIMIVYAVASGTVSIAAMFMAGFLPGLLIGILIMAVCLIVAMRTAKASWPKILTAMLVASVALAAIGGVMVGIAWLFQLTKGTLGFYPSLGIWGVIGGICMFLVAKFAPEIWRSFLSALPSMLLLFIVIGGILRGIFTATEASAIAVAYSFLIAVVAYREVKLRELPEILLQAGVTTAVIMLLIGASAGMSWIMTIANIPQTVSAALLTVSDNPLVIMLLINLLLLFVGTFMDMTPAVLIFTPIFLPVANELGISDVHFGIILIANLCIGLCTPPVGTCLFLGCGVGKTTIARVTPFMIPFFLAMFIGLLLITYLPSISMWLPSALGL
- a CDS encoding LacI family DNA-binding transcriptional regulator, producing MPSGSNEDINIRSVGDFAKHLGLSRWTVSRILNGHTGVHEDTRKRVMDEMHRLGFQPNMMARSLKGAKTGLIGVCFQEIESPILARKISSLQESLRTRGLRAVMEVTSGVAEAERDIIHHFFSLRVDGIILIGSELSSKDPIFSRLARENMPVVTVDAAQDIPLPRVELDRHSAMLLSLRHLQQRGHKSLALLGLESDPVYGARRIEGLKEAAAKLGMEWDTSFLSMKSDKKTSWSYQYGFDMAQELLQLENPPRGIIALNDRVAIGAMKAIREWGYRIPEDFAVVGFDNLEIGQWTDPALTTVGQNVADLIEQAVILIQKLIDGELSSKEAPVVQVHPKLIVRSSS
- a CDS encoding phosphoglycerate dehydrogenase produces the protein MTRILLTTTSYQDIPGDHHKMLEESGFEIIRERGPLTEARMLELVGDIDGMICGDDAITAAVVDKALPRLKVISKYGIGLDKIDTDYVEKVGVPLTFCPGVNHTTVAEHTFALMLALFRHLVEEANYTRDGKWTRLSGHEIMGKTIGIVGLGRIGREVAIRAKAFGLRVVGYDIYWPEAFAEEMGVERFDSIAEVFKEAEILSLHTNLTAETENMVCAESIETMKDGVVILNCARGELVNPKDMAAALESGKVGGYGTDVLDVEPPPADHVLLKAKNCIVTPHIGSRTHESVQRQAGMATRNLLNYFNGKPAEAQANKAPWPSA
- a CDS encoding Ldh family oxidoreductase, producing MSEVFKVVQEETHNALVEAAYKHRGYSAEESAYAAKFSAYASTHGIRTHNALKALHLDHLFGSGSQGCVPDAKIEKLESRFEASQTWNANKKLGQATAYEALETCIELADKYGVGQVSVDNAFHYLWGGGYVMEAAKRGYIAYTNCTAALAEVVPFGGKYPTLGTNPHSWGFPTVDAVGFPIVIDWATSVIAMGRVQQLAREGASLPPNAAVDKDGNPTTDPKQAAALIPFGAHKGYGLSLINEIVGGFIGGSLPTIRNRSWEQADEKHTACFYFQVIHPDAVSSGAFAKSRNQSQNVKAVIEDILGHGNESCLLPGQIEAGAAKKTAANGGLLFTDAEIAAFNELAEECGSPVWDADSFAIAKS
- a CDS encoding tagaturonate epimerase family protein; translated protein: MKPINDFLTRNDLRLLDNPCVSPDFCLDWEALSSAIKSGESLTIHDRSAFSTAAGNWVLVEASNGDHAWKLSSDSVSKDSAPLEPCLEFEGDFYFPASFENLIRIKNLAQEFDENCSIFPTARGQIARSTLGIGARFTTLHWPGVDWAMANLGIGVTANQNSIPRELVYDVDAMLSDSLDTVPFPFIGANVPEGHQGQSVEGMSHGCVMAKLKTGFHAHGINWSFNADHQPIGGKFDVREDRLVEGCLFASYITFDLSPELAITKVPESAEEKKAYVNSNIESSLVEKVAQRVADSGLTVDEDELNSLLCYVWPSMVKMKQRDEKYAAAREKAFTTAVGREYLRELSIDELPGLTTPETTAVMLSLCEAMGMPVNFVAPAFGFQKNMPYPDNAKLKTLIESQWQVCKVFGVSIGFHSGSGKSSENYGVMGEVTGGNLEIKTSGRYTYEMGVALSGSSNEGDQALWKDWYQFTVDLAVSGAFSDSDSEKAMAREFIETSLKYEKLSTDVFESPETVRAALEGLTPSSEHMHWFEYNFLYVLAGEGKAEKSALGDHSPAGYRQRARFYSISEEGRLAFARRVALYIVGLAKDTGIVDSDTCGSAVDKLDSYDSFDAFLSDIAPVAVGS
- a CDS encoding sugar kinase translates to MSIEIKSAESCKYDIVSLGEVMLRLDPGEGRVRTARSFRAWEGGGEYNVARGMRKCFGLRAGVVTAFADNEVGHLVEDFIMQGGVDTSWIQWKPYDGLGREVRNGLNFTERGFGIRGAVGVPDRGLTAASQMKVGDVDWEKLFGEEGVRWFHTGGIFAALSETTPEFVIEAVKAAKKHGTIVSYDLNYRPSLWKSIGGHAKCQEVNREIAKYVDVMIGNEEDFTACLGFEVEGVDENISKIEIDAFKKMIESAVAAFPNFQATATTLRAVKTATVNDWGAIAWHAGEFHESKQYPELEIMDRVGGGDSFASGLIYGFLTTGDPAKAVNYGAAHGALAMTTPGDTSMVTVKEVEKVMGGGGARVVR